One Setaria italica strain Yugu1 chromosome I, Setaria_italica_v2.0, whole genome shotgun sequence DNA window includes the following coding sequences:
- the LOC101753707 gene encoding exosome complex component RRP45A isoform X1 — MEHLRWRPTVNERAFIERSLESDLRVDGRHSFDFRTLKITFGREDGSSEVQLGETHVLGYVTAQLVQPYRDRPNEGTLAIFTEFSPMADPVFEPGRPGESAIELGRVIDRGLRESRAVDMESLCVVAGKHVWSVRVDLHILDNGGNLIDAANIAALAALSTFRRPECTTGGDDGQQVIVHDPEARDPIPLTIHHMPIAVTFAYFGEGNIVVVDPTYKEEAVMGGRMTATINSNGDICSIQKAGGEGVMSSVVMQCLRIASVKAADITSKIKKAVDSYTTEKALKKVKRLPTSLPQKINVTDVTMEDKGDGELETQTVKTPSDVQEISKGDEDHRNIKGNSPLTGDRIAKHKQTSTFIGGPSNWDPYSKGVSLSSLRISQLPDPATMGKASSHEDAQPMLTESSNAEVKSTSSSGAAGESEEAQETGSPKSLKDAIKPKHKRKKKKTDRS; from the exons GGAGGACGGTTCGTCGGAGGTGCAGCTAGGGGAGACACACGTGCTCGGCTACGTGACCGCGCAGCTGGTGCAGCCCTACAGGGACAGGCCGAACGAGGGGACGCTGGCCATATTCACAGAGTTCTCGCCCATGGCCGACCCCGTCTTCGAGCCTGGGCGTCCTGGAGAATCAGCAATTGAGCTTGGCCGAGTCATCGACCGTGGCCTCAG GGAGAGCCGGGCCGTGGACATGGAGTCCCTGTGTGTTGTTGCTGGGAAGCATGTTTGGTCTGTGCGTGTCGACCTTCACATCTTGGATAATGGAGG GAATCTCATTGATGCAGCTAACATTGCTGCGTTGGCAGCCTTGTCTACTTTCCGGAGGCCTGAATGCACAACTGGTGGGGACGATGGTCAGCAAGTTATAGTACATGATCCTGAG GCCAGGGATCCAATCCCTCTTACAATACATCATATGCCCATTGCTGTAACCTTTGCATATTTTGGTGAAGGTAACATCGTG GTTGTTGACCCCACATACAAGGAAGAAGCAGTAATGGGAGGGAGGATGACTGCTACAATTAACTCAAATGGTGATATTTGTTCCATCCAAAAAGCTGGTGGGGAGGGCGTCATGTCAAGTGTTGTTATGCAGTGTTTAAGAATTGCTTCGGTTAAGGCTGCTGATATAACAAGCAAAATAAAGAAAGCA GTAGACTCATACACCACTGAGAAAGCTTTAAAGAAAGTAAAGCGTTTGCCAACCTCGTTGCCTCAGAAAATTAATGTTACTGATGTAACTATGGAGGATAAAGGTGATGGTGAATTGGAAACGCAAACTGTGAAGACACCCAGTGATGTTCAGGAGATAAGCAAAGGTGATGAGGACCATCGAAATATAAAAGGGAATTCACCCTTGACTGGGGACAGAATTGCTAAACACAAACAAACATCAACATTCATTGGTGGTCCATCAAATTG GGACCCATATTCTAAAGGAGTTTCATTAAGCTCCCTCAGAATTTCTCAGTTGCCGG ATCCGGCAACTATGGGTAAGGCCAGCAGCCATGAGGATGCCCAACCAATGTTAACTGAATCATCCAATGCTGAGGTGAAAAGCACATCAAGCTCTGGGGCTGCTGGAGAGTCAGAAGAGGCCCAGGAAACTGGATCTCCAAAGAGCCTAAAAGATGCTATCAAACCAAAacacaaaagaaagaagaagaaaactgaCAGGAGTTAG